In a single window of the Papaver somniferum cultivar HN1 chromosome 8, ASM357369v1, whole genome shotgun sequence genome:
- the LOC113304635 gene encoding cytochrome P450 704C1-like codes for MEYFLSLFSLMKIILMSVLLMVSLFVLVTIIGLAKEWIMRQKRPPIAGLMLNQLVYFKTLFDYQTFLSRKHPTYRLILPSHSEIYTSDPVNIEYILRTNFNNYGKGKYNYEIMKDLFGDGIFAVDGDKWRHQRKLASYEFSTKVLRDFCSTVFRSNAAKLAAKVSEAAEFSKAIELQDALMKSTLDSLFKVGFGIELNSLSGLDEFGVRFTKAFDDANEIVYWRFVDPFWKIRRFLNIGLEAALKRHMKVINDFVFKLIKHKREQMKTGTKAQGAKEDILSRFLIESEKDVANMTDQYLRDIILNFVVAGKDSTANTLTWFFFMICKNPFIQEKIFQEVKDAINIAESTNISVEEFTEKITEEAIEKMQYLHATLTETLRLFPAVPVDGKNANEEDALPVDGLKVRKGDGISYMPYAMARMTYIWGDDAEEFRPQRWLQNGVFQPESPFKFTAFQAGPRICLGKEFAYRQMKIFAATLINFFKFKLVDENKEATYRTMFTLHMDQGLPLFAFHRSK; via the exons ATGGAGTATTTCCTATCTCTGTTTTCTCTCATGAAGATTATTCTCATGTCTGTTCTACTCATGGTATCATTATTTGTACTTGTAACTATTATTGGTTTAGCCAAGGAATGGATCATGCGACAAAAAAGACCTCCAATTGCTGGTTTAATGTTGAACCAGCTTGTATATTTCAAAACACTTTTCGATTATCAAACATTTCTCAGTCGTAAACATCCAACTTACCGGCTAATCTTGCCTTCACATAGTGAAATTTACACAAGTGATCCTGTTAACATTGAATATATCCTCAGAacaaacttcaacaactatgggaAG GGAAAGTATAATTATGAAATTATGAAAGATCTTTTTGGTGATGGGATTTTTGCGGTAGACGGCGATAAATGGCGTCATCAACGGAAGCTTGCAAGTTATGAGTTCTCTACTAAGGTTTTGAGGGATTTCTGCAGTACagtctttcgatctaacgctgCTAAATTGGCTGCAAAAGTATCTGAAGCGGCAGAGTTCAGTAAGGCAATAGAACTGCAG GATGCGTTGATGAAATCAACATTAGATTCATTGTTTAAAGTGGGATTTGGAATTGAACTAAATAGTTTATCCGGGTTAGACGAGTTTGGAGTACGATTTACAAAGGCCTTCGATGATGCAAACGAGATTGTCTACTGGAGATTCGTTGATCCATTCTGGAAGATTAGAAGGTTTTTAAACATTGGCTTGGAAGCTGCTCTGAAAAGACACATGAAAGTTATTAATGATTTTGTGTTTAAGCTGATCAAACACAAGAGGGAGCAAATGAAGACTGGAACAAAGGCTCAG GGAGCGAAAGAAGATATACTGTCGAGGTTTCTGATAGAGAGTGAAAAGGATGTAGCTAACATGACAGATCAATATTTAAGAGACATAATTCTCAATTTTGTTGTAGCAGGAAAGGATTCGACTGCGAATACACTTACTTGGTTCTTTTTCATGATATGCAAGAATCCATTCATTCAAGAAAAGATCTTCCAAGAAGTTAAAGATGCGATTAACATTGCAGAGAGTACAAACATTTCAGTTGAAGAATTCACTGAGAAGATAACTGAAGAAGCCATTGAGAAAATGCAGTATCTTCATGCAACACTGACTGAAACTCTTAGGCTCTTTCCAGCTGTGCCTGTG GATGGAAAGaatgcaaatgaagaagatgcaCTCCCAGTTGATGGACTGAAAGTAAGGAAAGGAGATGGGATAAGTTATATGCCTTATGCCATGGCAAGGATGACTTACATCTGGGGAGATGATGCTGAGGAATTTCGGCCCCAAAGATGGCTTCAAAATGGAGTTTTTCAACCTGAAAGTCCTTTCAAATTCACTGCTTTTCAG GCTGGTCCAAGAATCTGTCTGGGGAAGGAGTTCGCGTACAGGCAAATGAAGATATTCGCAGCAACTCTTATCAACTTTTTCAAATTCAAGCTTGTGGATGAAAACAAAGAAGCTACGTATAGAACCATGTTCACTCTTCACATGGATCAAGGACTGCCATTGTTTGCATTTCACAGATCCAAATAA